The region TCTTTAACCTGCCAGATATACAGTAAATGGCAGACAGCATTGTTACTGTTCCTGAGAAACACAGCACACTGTTTTCATATGAATGGTTCCTAAGCAGAGCCCACTGGATAATTCGGAGTTCAAATAATTAATAGAAAGCAGGTTCCAATTAGAaatctttttatactttattttaatattcatttcttaCCCTACAAGCTTCCTTactctcccctttttttctcaaaatgactCATTCTTTACTCAATTTATCTAAGTGTGGTTACATTCAAAGTCACCTACCAAATATCTCTATtcctcccaaacacacacacacacacacacacacacacacacacaccacaaagcTTTAACTCAGTAAGGACTATTTATTTAATTGTCTGGATTATCTACCCTAGAACACAGGTCATTAGCAGCTGTATCACCAAAACAGAGAAATCACGGACTGGAATGGGtactaaataaaaatgtgattgaaAAGTTAGAAGTAATATGATACCAATATGTAACCAATAGGCAAGAGAGGGCTGAGGCAATAATTGTTTGGAATATATAACATAAAGTGAGGAGTAATGTGAAAAAATCTATAGGAGGAAAATCCTTTTCCTGGctataatttttcaatattaagatatttgctcaaaaaaattataaagctgtATGAAGGATCTTGAGAATTCTACACTTGCCATCAATGTTcaggcaaaacaaaaactgagttaGTGAGAATGACATTCTCACTCATTTTGTTGAGGCTGtctataaaaaaggaaactttatcATAATCTTGCTCAGCACTCATCTTAGACAACATGTTCCCATGGATCTCAAACCCTCATATTATTGTATCTTATACTTCCTGCTTTATTGTTGCTACGGATGTGAAAAATAGCTGATGATCATCTTTGTTTATAATCTTTCACAGgtttaaacaaaaacattcaaaatgaCCTATTATCAAGCCTCCCTGGAGGCTACTGATCTTAAGCAAAGTTTTTTGACCTACCAATTAACCTATGGAAGGTATCCCAAATAATTATATTCCAACACTCTTTTATTTACACTTGACTCTGGAAAGCTCTCCATTTTTCACataatctagaaaataaatatcaccCTTGCCTTCACAGGCAGCATTAAAATGAGCAGGAATGTGCATTAATTTGTTATATTATCCAACTTAATACTTAGTTTCCCTACTTTCTGTTTATAACCTGAGCTTTTCtggttaaaaaatgatttaagaagCACAAATCAcgatacaaaaatttaaataaaggtcACTATTGTCATGATATGGGGTTTCAGTTTTGCAACCCATCTGCAATTTCCCACCAGGCTGGGCGGAATTAATCTACACGAGTCTAGAGATATTTGCGAAATAAGCTAATATGAAAGGTCAGGACAACCCATCAAAACcgactttcttcctcttccactgcACGGTGAAGGCCAGGGATGAATTTTAAGAGTTGTTTCCGGACACTTCCCCTTCTGTTCTTCCGGGGCAGGGTCCCGAACATGTTTGAGAAGTTGCCCTCCCACAAGGGGGACATGGACCCGCTGCTGGCAGTACTAACACTTCGGTTCCTCCTCGAAGAAGACCTCTTCGGAAAATCATCTCCATCCTTGGGGACAAAGCACTCATCATCTGTGCTTGTCTGTCGACTGAAGCCTCCTCTGCTTGAGTCCTCAGACACACACGTCTGGTAGCCATCCTCGCTGTCCACCGTCATGGAGCTCAGGCAGCTGCTCTCACTCGATAGTCGATTCCGGTCCAGGAGGGCTGGGCCTGGCCCAGGCAGGGTTCCAAACAAAACTGACTCATCTATGTCCATGTTTTCCAAACTTGGGCAGTTACCTGTGTTACCTAGAATGCAGAAAACAAAGTCTACTGTGGAATGGGTATGAGCATCATTCCCCATAGGTAAACACACCCAAATTTCTCTTCAAAGGGTGTAAGAAAGAGTAAAGGTGAGTAATATTTTTCCCTGAGTTTCACCTGTATGAATAAGTGATTATTTATGAGACTGCTTGATAAACCTTATAGTGGTATTTCCCAAACTATTGTTCATGGACTAGCTTCCATGTAAAAAATGTTCCCTGGTCACAGAAATAGtactggaaattaaataaatttaaatagcttcTTCATGTAAAAATAGTCAAGTCATCTGAGAGTATGCTGGTATGACTTGTCAAGCTCCAAAAGTATCACTTCTTAAACAGAAGTGACCCTACAACCTTTTATTGAAATTCTCACAGAAATGGCATTCTAAAGAgtacactcagaaaaaaaaaagaaagaatatacttGAGGAAATGCTGTCTTACAGACTTCTTCCATTAAGTTCCTCGGATTTTTAGTTACCACATTTTTCAAGGACTTATAAAATTCTTATAACATCACCCGAAGTGTATGGGAAACACATGTAGCCTCCACCTGTAGGCTGATTATAGATAATTCAAAACAGAAAGGGTATCTTCCAACCTCAATATTCCATGTTTCTTCCTAGAATACTTTAATACTTAAATGCTTGGAATAGTACCGTACCCAGAAAACATCCCTGTCCTCAAATAAGTAACAATTTATTTGTAGGAGCTGAGTTTTATCTGCTTAGCCGATTTTTTTCATCAACCTTTCATAACCTGCATCTGGGCTCTCCAAGCTCAGATTTTAATTGCACATCAACATCCTGTCCCTGCCCTACTTGCTTATGCACTGAGCTGGCTGGTATGCTGCTAAAAGGAAGGGGATTATTTGTTACACCAGCCTGAGAACACGGTAATTAGAAGGGGACTCTGCTTCAGGAACAGCAATGGAACACTGCACACTCAGAAATGGTTTTACTCTGCGCTGATTATTTCTCTACTGTCACTTTCCTTTGTCCTTGATGAGCAATACAAAAAGAGCCTGATTTTCCATTTAATCTGCAAGGTTGAAGACGGCCAGCTCTGCACTGATTCGTcagaatgctttccttttttcctaataaaaccTACTTTATTTCATCTGGCAACAGCCTGATTGGAAAGCAATTGAGAATCTCATACCCTGTGTATTTATTCTAGGTCTAGAAAAAGCAAACTAAAGAATTCCttcaatctctctcaaaaaaaaaagtgtaaaacaaTGGGTTTAATGAGGAGTCATTCCCCTTAATCCTGAACTAAAGATCTTGTCTACAGAAGCTATTCCTATAGAACCCCAGGACTGCCTATACACAATAGGCCAAACCTCATCTCCACTCTAGAATGTTCCAGGAGCAGATGCAGAGGTTTCCCAGACATCCTCAAAGTCTACAGAAATCCAAGAGTGGCTAGATTTAAACCTGTGTCCTGCTAGGAAACGTCAGACCCCCAAAAAATCTGCtacaattgttttaaaatattaatttgaaaacataataaaatattaatttaaaaacaaacaagagaaataatttatatagaagcttcatttaaaaaaacagaatttcaaaataaacatcaaaGCCATATATTAGTGCCTAATTATGAGTTAAATGTATCTTTTATTCTGTAAATAAATTATTGCCTGAAACAAACAAAGTTAAAGGTTATAAATAGACTTTAGCTCAGGGTTATCTGAAGAAGGTATAACCTGTATTTCACACTAAACCGTGAAGCCACCGTGGcgtcccccaatttttttttaagcaggctccatacccagcacagagctcaacatggggctcgaactcgtGACCCTGATATCAAGGCTGGAGCCGAGATcagtagacactcaaccaactgagccacccaggtgcccccaaatcaattaattttaaacCCAACCATTCCTTTCAGAATTTACACAGCAGCAAGAGCCATGCATTTACTCTTTGAATGATCGCTGGTATTTCCCGTCTTGGGTTTGCAGGCCATGAATAAGCATTTCTCTGCATTCACGTAACTTATATAATATGTACAAATGGTAGGAGCTCTACCCAAGAAGCAAGCTACCATTCCAGCCTCAGTAATTTCTGAGAACTACACAACCCTGAGCCACAAGCATTCTCAGAAATTTAATTCATCCATTGTAATAGTAAGAAAATCAGACTATTATTCCCACTGTTCTTCTAAAATCTCCAGGTGCTTCTTGcaagtgtgtgcacacatgtgagtgtgtgtatgtgtgtgtggttttgtgtggatatgtgttATATGCATAGAAGAAGGGATGTGACTTGACTTACTCTCTGAAAGCACAAGTAAATCCAAAGGTCATGCCAAAAAACCCCCAGAGACCAGTATTTTTGATCCATGCTAGACAATGTTTTCTTATAATGATGATAATCTTACAACAACTTAGAGGTCGAAATACCAAAAAGATGAATGTTAGTGTGGTTTCTTCTGAACAGGAAATCACACTTACCATGAAGCAGACGCTGTTCCTGTAACTGCAGAGATCTGAACTCCACCCATTTTTTCTTCAAGGTTTgctgataaaaaggaaaaagaagtgttAATTATTGGGAATCCCCAGTGAAGGTAGCAATTTACCTCTAGATGTTGCGATTTGTCATTaatatctttccttccttcctagcaCTAACAAACTCCTCCATTCatttgaaagattattttctaCACAAAAGGGAGATATTGGGAACATTACTTCTGCAAGAAATAATCTAGTAGCATCAACAAGTTGAAACTATGACAAAGAAAACAACTGGCAATAGAaacaatgacatttatttatttatatagtcttaaaaatattacagaaCCAGATTGCTTGGGTTTGTGTATATTTACCAGCTGCTGAGGCAAGGAATTACACTCTAGGCTTCCCCTGTGTGTAAGATGAAGGCGATAATAGTATCTAAACCCTGGGATTATCCTGAGAATTGGTAGAGTCAGTAGGACAGAAAATGTGCAAAACAGTGAACAGAGCTTAGTAACTGTTCAGCAAGTATCATCATTCTATCAGCCTGCACTGTTAAAGCAGTGTTTATCGCTGCACACCTATGTACTTTCACAACAAAAAGGGGAAGCCAGCCTGTCTGAAAGGTTTCCTTGGAGGGCTAAACTTAGAACACCGCTAAGCACCCTGTCTTCTTGG is a window of Vulpes lagopus strain Blue_001 chromosome 11, ASM1834538v1, whole genome shotgun sequence DNA encoding:
- the LOC121472162 gene encoding cytohesin-interacting protein isoform X2, with the translated sequence MAFTRLALTRSSSLGDFSWSQRKLITVEKQDNGTFGFEIQTYRLQNQNMCSLEMCTLICKIQEDSPAHHAGLQTGDVLANINGVNTEGFTHKQVVDLIRSSGNLLRIETVNGTMILKRAELEAKLQVLKQTLKKKWVEFRSLQLQEQRLLHGNTGNCPSLENMDIDESVLFGTLPGPGPALLDRNRLSSESSCLSSMTVDSEDGYQTCVSEDSSRGGFSRQTSTDDECFVPKDGDDFPKRSSSRRNRSVSTASSGSMSPLWEGNFSNMFGTLPRKNRRGSVRKQLLKFIPGLHRAVEEEESRF